The Verrucomicrobiota bacterium region ACAATTCCTGCAAAGAAAGCCGCACTGACCAAGAGATTACGTGTTGATACCCGTTTAAGCATTACAGAGTTTTAATAGATGAGATTGGCGGAGAAAAATAGCTTCTTCGTTAATCCATCTTCACTAGTAGGCGCCCACACACAAAATCCCCTGTTCTCGCGGTTTTTAAACATTTTATACAAAGAATTTTAACCCTTTTATCAGGTATTTTGGGTTCTAAGAGATTATTGTGACAATTCATCAACCTGCAGGCTGTATATGGGTACTTACCTTTTTGTCTCAATGAAGGTAGTGCTAACCGTTTGTTAGTACCCTAAAACAGTCTCTGCTGTCATCGTAGCCTCCTGGTCGGTTTCTGGCACGCCACAATTGTTTGTGAGTGTCTCTCAGTACGCAGGCTTTTGCATGAAGATCAACTGCGGGGAAGTTCTTTAGGATTTGAATCCCTCTTTCGCACCCGTGTTTCAACATATCAATGACCCATGCAAACTCTTGATCGAACAGCGGATCGATTGGATGGCTGGTTGAGAGTCTCACTTTTTCAATGCTTAACTTTTCAGCTAAATGCCGAATCTTCATTAGATCCTTGAGATCTAAATCATCTCTTGCTTTTAGCGTTTCACTATCACCCTGGAGAAGTTTGAAAAGAATCGAGCAGTTGTGGATGTAGATACCAGCAGGGGTATCTAAATTGCCGATTTCCAGAAGCAGGTTTCCCCATCCAGTCGATTTGAAAGCAAACATGTCCAATGCTTTACTGAGGGGGAAATTCTCCTGAAAATTCCATGCTTGTGCAGCTCCTAATACATAACCTGGGAAACTTGCTAACAAAGGTTGTAGGTGTCCACTATCACCCCAATCAGCTGTCATCATCCCCATTGCACCGTTGGTTCTTCCCCAATGAGCAGCTGAGTTGATGTTTTGGATCATGTTTTCCGTTCGGCCTCCTATGCTATGCCACGAGGATGTTCCTGGGCATACATAGTAAGGTATTCCTGAGGCCTGTAATTGGGCTGTCTCGACCTCGAACGGATGTATCGATTCGTAGCCCCAATTTAGCGCAATACAATCTTTCGGGACTTCCCCAATCAATTCAGGGTATTTCAAAACAATGTCCGCCCAAAATTGCATGGTTCGGTCGTTGTCTTCGCAGATTTGGTGTACTTGTTTAAGGTAATCCATATAGACGCGTCCCCGACCTTTTTCTTCCACTACTTCTCTGCTTCTACCATAGCCTAGGTCGATCGTTTCATCGCAACCCACATTAACTTGTTCGCTCTGAAAGTGTGGAATCATTCCTTGGATCAGCTCACGGGCGAGCGCGATGGAACCTGGATCAATTGCACATAAGCCCTGTGGCTTTTCCCGGTAGCCAAAATCCGTTTCACCTCCGTTTGGGTGTTCTGCCAATGGGCGGTATTTATCGTAAACGAGCCAGCGGGTCATATGCCCAAAGCAGTTAAGATTGGGAACAAGCTCTATAAAACGCTCTCGACAGTAAGTATCCAGGTTTTGGATTTCTGTAGGTGTGAGGGCAGATGCCTCCTGCCAAACAATTTCATGCCCGGGGTAGGCAAAGGTGTGTTCGATATATAATTGAACCTGGTTGATTTTCCAATCGGCGAAAAGGTCTATCAAGTAGTACAAGGTTCCCCGGGTCGGAACTTTATTGCGCGAAATATCGAGCATGATGCCTCGATGTTCAAAGTCTGGGAAATCTTCGATTTCGCATTGCGGAAGATAGAATGGAGATCCTAAAGCCAGCTGTTTCAGGGTCAATATACCCAGATGCCAGCCTTGTTCGTTGGAGGCTTCTATCTGAATGACCTCTTCTTTTACCGACAGACTATAGTACTCACGTCGGCTTTGGTTCTGGGATCTAACCAAAGAAATGGATTCAGGAAGATTATCCAACTGTTCTCGGGTCGAGTTAAGCAGTCTTAAATCATTCGAAAGAATATGTGATGTTTTGCCATGAATGATAAAGGACTTCGGCGAAGGTAGAAAAACAAACTCCTCGAGGTCTTTATTCATTCCACCTCAATTTTCAAAGCAGCCTGCTCTCCAAGCGTTATCGTTACTCCGGAAGCAGTTTTAACTTCTATCGCATTTGCAGCTTCATCACGACCAAGCACTTCAACAGAATTGCCAGGAATGAGGCCGTTCTTTTCAGCGAATTGAAGGAAGTATGCGTCTTGATCCAGTATTCGTGCTACCTTCGCTTCGGTACCTGTTTGGCAATGGACGAGATTTTGAAGATTGCGCTCATGGAGGTGCCCAGAATTGGTTGGAATAGGGTCTCCGTGAGGGTCGTATTGTGGATAGCCAAGAAGCTCATCAATTCTTTCGAGGACCCGGTCTGAAATTACATGTTCCAGATGCTCTGCTTCGTCGTGGATTTCAGACCAATCCATTTTCAGAACCTTGACTAAAAAGAGCTCTACGAGTCGGTGTCGACGAAGTACGTGGAGTGCAAGCGCCTCTCCTTGCTTGGTTAGTCGTGTTCCAATTCGAGGTTCGTATTCAACCAATCCGGCTTCGTGCAAAGATTTCACCATCGTCGTTGCTGTACCAGGCACTACTTTCAAAGACTGCGCCAAACGACCAATGGGTAGCATTTTTTCGTCGATTTTTCGACACTCAATGTAAATGGTTTTGATATAATTTTCTACAGTACTGGTTGCCATAAAGTGTGTTGTTGTGGCTCTATTTGGACCTATTTTCAGCTGAATTTAGAAAAGCCAAAACATCCTCTGCTTGTTTGGATGTTGAGGCCGCCAGGTCTCGCCATACCAGTTTTCCATCCTTAAACAGGAAGGCCTGTCGACTTGCAAAACCGAGTTTCTGTGGAACTCCAAAAGCTTTGATAACTTCCGATTTGGAATCTGCCACCAAGGAAAATGGGAGCGAATACTTATCTTTGAACGATGTCTGTGACTTAACGCTGTCTTTACTTACTCCGTATACGGTAACTCCTTTTTCAACTAGCACTTCATATGCATCTCTTAGAGAACAAGCTTGTTTCGTGCATCCTGGTGTATTGGCCTTTGGGTAAAAATAGACCAACGTGTAGCCCTCAGTGGAGCTTGAAGCCAAGTCAACTTTTTTACCCGAATCGAGAGTCGCTTCTACGGTAGGAATAGTGGCACCTATTTCCATGGTTTTGGCATCCATGCCTTTTGTTATAAACATAAAGAAAGCTAAATATAGGTATGTGGTAAGTTTCATGGAGTAACGATCTTATTATTGCTAGGTCAGTCTTTGACGTAAGGCCATCGAAATGTTACTTCTAAAAAGTAGACCTGACAAACGCTGGAAGGTTTTATTGGGCAATTTCTTGCTGAATTTTTATCCAAACCTGAAAACTTTTTTCCTAAGTTTTGCGCAGTTTAACTTATTGCCATACTGTATTCACCGGGGCTTCTTAGACTTATTAACACTGTTATGCAGGTGAAACCTCCATCTAGTCTGACCTCTTCGAGTGTTGCTATTATTGGAACAATGTTATTCACAAAGTATTCACAACATATTGACTGACAGCATTTTATGAAACTTTTTTATTGACGGATGCATTTTCCTTCGTAGGCTTGTTCTTAGTTCTTTGATAGAACAGAGGTGAGGAAACAAACCTCTGGGATAAAAAACGAAGGTTACTTCGGAAAAAAGGTAAGGTATACCTGGCGGGCCTTACTCCTTGGGTGAGTGAAAGCGAACTTAAGGCATATGTCACCAGCTCCAACAGGGGAGGTCGTTCTCAACTGTAATAACGAATCGGAGCTAGGCGGGAGTCTGAAAAAAGAAACGAAAGACAAACCGAGTTAAAAGGAAAGGGCCGTTTCGACCCGATCCGGAAAGTGGTATCCTGAGAAAGGATGCGATAACTACCATTAGCCAGGAAGCAAAATGAAATCGAGCAATAGCTCCGGCCAAATTATAAAGTATGGTCGAAAAGATGGAAAAATGCTTAGAGGATAGAAGGACAAGGCAAGTCACGAAATCCTAAGCGGAAGCGCAAAAACGCAACCGTCTGCGAATAAAAAAGTAATCTGAGAGTTAAGAGGCCAGACCCGTACCCTTGGGCTAACGCTCCACCAAAAATGGAGGCCGACCTGAGGGAAAGAGGAGAGGAATGAAACCGTCGCGGATAATTTCCTAGCCGTGTCTTTGTGGAGAAATCGGCAGATTTCAACATTCAGGCTGAGAGGCTTCACTCGATAACTTAGTTGAGTAATTAACTAAGCGGTCCTGCTACGAGATCGAAAGCTTCCGAGCCAGGGAGAATAGCGTCGGGGAACTGACAACCTACGACAGTTGAGTGCCAAATGTCAGTGAAGGACGAGAGCGTGGCGAGCTCCTCCCGATTTTTAGACCCTCGGAGAAATCCGAGGGTCTCTTCGTGTACGGATTTCACGAAGATTCAATCCACAGTTTTTCCAAACTCTCCTGTGTGTGTCCTTTTGAAAAAAGGGTTCGTAGGGCCAAAGAGTCTTTGCGCTTAGCTAGTCTTTCGCCTGATTCGTCCTTCACCAGGTCTTCGTGGTAGAACGTAGGAGGAGTCGCGCTTAAGCCTTCGTATATCAACCATTGTCTAGCGGTAGAAACCAGCAGGTCTTTGCCCCTGACTACTTCGGTTATCTGCATTTCGATGTCATCCACAACTACTGCCAGTTCATACGAAGGAACGCCTTCTTTGCGCCAAACCAAAAAATCTCCAAAATCCTTTTGGCCTTCGAAAGCTTGTGGCCCTTGTTTTAGATCTTCAAATCGAATGAAGGCATTCTCAGGCACTTTGAATCTCCAATTTTTCGACAGATCAATCGGCGGCTGGTGTACTTCTGGTTTTGGCCTGAGTTCCAAAGGAAACAATGGCTCTTCCGCATTGTGCGCAATGGGTCCTATAGCCTCTTTGATTTTTTTTCGGGAATGTATGCAGGGGTAAACGAGGTCGGCATCTATGAGAACCTCCAGGGCCTTTGTGTAATGAGACAATCGTTCGCTTTGTTTGATGGGTCCTTCGTCCCAGCTGATCCCTAGT contains the following coding sequences:
- a CDS encoding family 20 glycosylhydrolase; translation: MNKDLEEFVFLPSPKSFIIHGKTSHILSNDLRLLNSTREQLDNLPESISLVRSQNQSRREYYSLSVKEEVIQIEASNEQGWHLGILTLKQLALGSPFYLPQCEIEDFPDFEHRGIMLDISRNKVPTRGTLYYLIDLFADWKINQVQLYIEHTFAYPGHEIVWQEASALTPTEIQNLDTYCRERFIELVPNLNCFGHMTRWLVYDKYRPLAEHPNGGETDFGYREKPQGLCAIDPGSIALARELIQGMIPHFQSEQVNVGCDETIDLGYGRSREVVEEKGRGRVYMDYLKQVHQICEDNDRTMQFWADIVLKYPELIGEVPKDCIALNWGYESIHPFEVETAQLQASGIPYYVCPGTSSWHSIGGRTENMIQNINSAAHWGRTNGAMGMMTADWGDSGHLQPLLASFPGYVLGAAQAWNFQENFPLSKALDMFAFKSTGWGNLLLEIGNLDTPAGIYIHNCSILFKLLQGDSETLKARDDLDLKDLMKIRHLAEKLSIEKVRLSTSHPIDPLFDQEFAWVIDMLKHGCERGIQILKNFPAVDLHAKACVLRDTHKQLWRARNRPGGYDDSRDCFRVLTNG
- a CDS encoding glutamate--tRNA ligase family protein; protein product: MNSSLYRGRIAPSPTGYLHLGHAKTFWSAYQRYRDAKGVLIYRDEDIDPHRCRDEFSKAAIDDLKQLGISWDEGPIKQSERLSHYTKALEVLIDADLVYPCIHSRKKIKEAIGPIAHNAEEPLFPLELRPKPEVHQPPIDLSKNWRFKVPENAFIRFEDLKQGPQAFEGQKDFGDFLVWRKEGVPSYELAVVVDDIEMQITEVVRGKDLLVSTARQWLIYEGLSATPPTFYHEDLVKDESGERLAKRKDSLALRTLFSKGHTQESLEKLWIESS
- a CDS encoding peroxiredoxin; this encodes MKLTTYLYLAFFMFITKGMDAKTMEIGATIPTVEATLDSGKKVDLASSSTEGYTLVYFYPKANTPGCTKQACSLRDAYEVLVEKGVTVYGVSKDSVKSQTSFKDKYSLPFSLVADSKSEVIKAFGVPQKLGFASRQAFLFKDGKLVWRDLAASTSKQAEDVLAFLNSAENRSK
- a CDS encoding metal-dependent transcriptional regulator encodes the protein MATSTVENYIKTIYIECRKIDEKMLPIGRLAQSLKVVPGTATTMVKSLHEAGLVEYEPRIGTRLTKQGEALALHVLRRHRLVELFLVKVLKMDWSEIHDEAEHLEHVISDRVLERIDELLGYPQYDPHGDPIPTNSGHLHERNLQNLVHCQTGTEAKVARILDQDAYFLQFAEKNGLIPGNSVEVLGRDEAANAIEVKTASGVTITLGEQAALKIEVE